A region of Vigna radiata var. radiata cultivar VC1973A chromosome 6, Vradiata_ver6, whole genome shotgun sequence DNA encodes the following proteins:
- the LOC106764736 gene encoding ABC transporter C family member 3, whose translation MLSLSLPLSHIHFSNDVLLQPVFLHGLSGFLHLLLLVAVPLSFVWKKFTRRVRDESKEKHENTLFKTTVFCALGVSVFNFLLCLFNYFYWYSSGWSEEELVTLLDLVLKTVAWGVVCVCLHNGFFSSGERMFSFLFRAWCVLYLFVSCYCFVVDIVVISERRVAFPAQYLVSDVVSTCFGLLFCYVGYFVKNKGLVREKENNGIQEPLLNGGTNDADVLRSNETKGGDTVTPFSYAGILSLLTFSWVGPLIAVGNKKALDLEDVPQLDSTDSIVGAFPSFRDNLEANCGTINNVTTLKLVKALVMSAWKEILFTGFLVTTNTLASYVGPYLIDSFVQYLDGRRLYENQGYVLVSAFFFAKIVESLSQRHWFFRLQQIGLRIRALLVTMIYNKALTLSCQSKQGQTSGEIINIMTVDAERVGVFSWYMHDLWMVALQVTLALLILYKNLGLASLAAFAATIVIMLANVPLGSLQEKFQKKLMELKDTRMKATSEILRNMKILKLQGWEMKFLSKITELRKTEQGWLKKFVYTAAMTTFVFWGAPTFVAVVTFGTCMIVGIPLESGKILSALATFRILQEPIYNLPDTISMIAQTKVSLDRIASFLRLDDLPSDVVEKLPPGSSDTAIEVVDGNFSWELSSPNPTLQDINLKVFHGMRVAVCGTVGSGKSTLLSCVLGEVPKISGVLKVCGTKAYVAQSPWIQSGKIEDNILFGKQMDREKYEKVLEACSLKKDLEILSFGDQTIIGERGINLSGGQKQRIQIARALYQDADIYLLDDPFSAVDAHTGSHLFKECLLGLLSSKTVIYVTHQVEFLPAADLILVMKNGKITQCGKYTDLLDSGADFMELVGAHKKALSTLDSLDGATVSNEISTLEKDLDVSEMHGYKEEASKNEQNGETDNKSDEPKGQLVQEEEREKGKVDFSVYWKCITTAYGGALVPFILLAQILFQGLQIGSNYWMAWATPISTDVEPPVNGTTLIAVYVSLAIGSSFCILARAMLLVTAGYKTATILFNKMHYCIFRAPMSFFDSTPSGRILNRASTDQSALDTDIPYQIASFAFIIIQLLGIIAVMSQAAWQVFLVFIPVITVSIWYQQYYIPSARELARLVGVCKAPIIQHFSETISGTSTIRSFDQQSRFQETNMKLSDGYSRPKFNIAGAMEWLCFRLDMLSLITFVFSLIFLISIPVGFIDPGLAGLAVTYGLNLNEIQAWMIWNLCNMENKIISVERILQYTCIPSEPPLVIDENRPDPSWPSNGEVDIQDLKVRYAPHLPLVLCGLTCKFQGGLKTGIVGRTGSGKSTLIQTLFRVVEPAAGQIMIDNINISSIGLHDLRSRLSIIPQDPTMFEGTIRNNLDPLEEYTDDQIWEALDKCQLGDEVRKKEGKLDSKVSENGENWSMGQRQLVCLGRVLLKKSKVLVLDEATASVDTATDNLIQQTLRQHFADSTVITIAHRITSVLDSDMVLLLSQGLIEEYDSPTRLLENKSSSFAQLVAEYTMRSKSSFEKSDDH comes from the exons ATGTTGTCACTTTCATTGCCCCTTTCTCACATACACTTTTCCAACGACGTTCTTCTCCAACCCGTTTTCCTTCACGGCTTGTCCGGCTTCCTCCACCTTCTGTTGCTCGTCGCGGTTCCATTGTCGTTTGTTTGGAAGAAATTCACGAGACGTGTCAGGGATGAGTCTAAGGAGAAGCACGAGAACACCCTCTTCAAAACGACTGTGTTTTGTGCTCTCGGTGTTTCTGTTTTCAATTTTCTCCTCTGTTTGTTTAATTACTTCTATTGGTACTCTAGCGGCTGGTCTGAAGAAGAGCTCGTGACCCTTTTGGATTTGGTGCTTAAAACAGTTGCTTGGGGagttgtttgtgtttgcttgCACAACGGGTTCTTCAGTTCTGGCGAAAGAATGTTCTCATTCCTCTTCAGAGCTTGGTGCGTCTTGTACCTCTTTGTTTCTTGCTATTGCTTTGTGGTGGACATTGTTGTTATATCAGAGAGACGCGTTGCTTTTCCAGCTCAGTACTTGGTTTCAGATGTGGTTTCCACTTGTTTTGGCTTGTTATTCTGTTACGTCGGGTATTTTGTGAAAAACAAAGGCCTGGttcgagaaaaagaaaataacggTATTCAGGAACCTCTTTTGAATGGTGGCACAAATGACGCTGATGTCTTGAGATCGAATGAGACAAAGGGTGGAGACACTGTTACCCCTTTCTCATATGCTGGCATTTTGAGCCTTCTTACATTCTCTTGGGTGGGTCCTCTTATAGCTGTTGGCAATAAGAAGGCCCTGGACCTTGAGGACGTTCCTCAACTAGACAGCACAGACAGTATTGTTGGTGCTTTTCCAAGTTTCAGAGATAATCTTGAGGCTAATTGTGGCACAATAAATAATGTCACCACACTTAAGTTGGTGAAGGCGTTAGTGATGTCAGCGTGGAAGGAGATTCTTTTTACAGGTTTTCTTGTAACAACAAACACTTTGGCTTCTTATGTTGGTCCTTATCTTATTGACAGTTTTGTTCAGTATCTTGATGGACGACGGCTATATGAAAACCAGGGCTATGTTTTGGTTTCTGCGTTTTTCTTTGCTAAGATTGTAGAGTCTCTGTCCCAAAGGCATTGGTTCTTTAGGTTGCAGCAAATTGGACTTCGAATTCGTGCACTGCTTGTCACAATGATCTATAACAAGGCTCTGACCCTTTCTTGTCAGTCAAAGCAGGGTCAGACATCTGGAGAAATAATCAATATCATGACCGTTGATGCTGAAAGAGTTGGTGTCTTCAGTTGGTATATGCACGATTTATGGATGGTGGCTTTGCAAGTTACATTGGCCTTATTGATTTTGTATAAAAATCTTGGGCTGGCTTCACTTGCTGCTTTTGCTGCAACTATCGTTATTATGCTGGCAAATGTTCCCTTGGGATCATTGCAAGAAAAATTTCAGAAGAAGTTGATGGAGTTGAAAGATACAAGAATGAAGGCCACGTCCGAGATTTTAAGGAATATGAAGATTCTCAAACTACAAGGATGGGAAATGAAGTTTCTATCAAAAATAACTGAGCTCAGGAAAACTGAGCAGGGCTGGTTAAAAAAGTTTGTCTATACTGCAGCCATGACCACCTTTGTGTTTTGGGGTGCCCCCACATTTGTAGCCGTGGTTACTTTTGGTACTTGTATGATTGTAGGGATTCCCCTCGAGTCAGGGAAGATATTGTCTGCACTAGCGACATTTCGGATTCTTCAAGAGCCCATTTATAACCTTCCAGATACCATTTCGATGATAGCACAAACTAAAGTGTCTCTTGATAGGATTGCATCATTCCTTCGTCTGGATGACTTACCCTCTGATGTTGTAGAGAAGCTTCCCCCTGGTAGTTCTGATACAGCAATTGAAGTAGTTGATGGAAACTTTTCTTGGGAGTTATCTTCCCCTAACCCAACGTTGCAAGACATAAACCTTAAAGTTTTTCACGGGATGAGGGTTGCAGTTTGTGGTACTGTTGGATCAGGCAAATCTACTTTACTTTCTTGTGTATTGGGAGAAGTACCTAAGATATCAGGCGTCCTTAAGGTTTGTGGAACAAAGGCCTATGTTGCTCAATCTCCATGGATACAAAGTGGCAAGATTGAGGATAATATATTGTTTGGTAAACAAATGGATAGGGAAAAGTACGAGAAGGTACTTGAAGCGTGTTCCCTGAAGAAGGATCTGGAGATTTTGTCATTTGGTGATCAGACAATCATTGGAGAGCGTGGAATAAATTTGAGTGGTGGACAAAAACAAAGAATACAAATTGCACGTGCACTTTACCAAGATGCTGATATATATCTACTTGATGATCCTTTTAGTGCAGTGGATGCTCACACGGGCTCTCACCTCTTTAAG GAGTGCTTGCTGGGCCTTTTAAGTTCGAAGACAGTGATTTATGTCACACATCAAGTAGAGTTCTTACCTGCTGCTGATCTTATATTG GTcatgaaaaacggaaaaattACTCAATGTGGAAAGTATACTGATCTGCTTGATAGTGGAGCTGATTTTATGGAACTTGTTGGTGCACACAAAAAAGCTTTGTCTACTCTAGATTCATTAGATGGAGCAACAGTATCTAATGAAATAAGCACCTTGGAAAAAGATTTAGATGTCTCTGAAATGCATGGTTATAAAGAGGAGGCAAGCAAAAATGAACAAAATGGTGAAACAGACAACAAAAGTGATGAACCTAAAGGCCAACTTGTTCAGGAGGAAGAAAGGGAGAAAGGTAAAGTTGACTTTTCAGTATATTGGAAATGTATCACGACAGCATATGGAGGAGCTCTTGTGCCATTCATATTGTTGGCTCAGATTCTTTTTCAAGGTCTTCAAATCGGAAGCAATTATTGGATGGCTTGGGCGACTCCCATCTCAACAGATGTTGAACCACCTGTTAATGGAACAACTCTTATTGCGGTTTATGTTAGTTTGGCCATTGGAAGTTCTTTCTGCATCCTTGCCAGGGCAATGCTTCTTGTTACAGCTGGTTATAAGACAGCTACTATTCTCTTCAACAAAATGCACTATTGTATTTTCCGTGCTCCAATGTCATTTTTCGATTCCACTCCAAGTGGACGAATCCTTAATAGG GCTTCTACAGATCAGAGTGCATTGGATACAGACATTCCTTATCAAATTGCATCATTTGCCTTCATTATCATCCAACTTTTGGGAATTATAGCAGTGATGTCCCAGGCTGCATGGCAAGTTTTCCTTGTCTTTATTCCTGTAATCACAGTCAGCATCTGGTATCAG CAATATTATATTCCATCAGCTCGAGAACTAGCACGTTTAGTTGGAGTCTGCAAAGCACCAATCATTCAACACTTCTCTGAAACAATTTCTGGTACTTCAACCATTAGAAGCTTTGATCAGCAATCGAGATTTCAGGAAACAAATATGAAACTGAGTGATGGGTATTCTCGGCCAAAGTTCAACATTGCTGGTGCCATGGAATGGTTGTGCTTCCGCTTAGACATGTTgtctcttatcacttttgtcTTCTCCTTAATATTCTTAATATCTATTCCAGTGGGATTCATAGATCCAG GCCTTGCTGGTTTAGCGGTTACGTATGGACTAAATTTGAACGAGATACAAGCTTGGATGATATGGAATCTCTGCAATatggagaataaaattatatcagtAGAAAGAATACTTCAGTACACTTGTATTCCTAGTGAGCCTCCCCTTGTTATAGATGAAAATCGACCAGATCCTTCCTGGCCCTCAAATGGCGAGGTTGATATACAAGATTTGAAG GTTCGCTATGCTCCACATCTTCCACTTGTGTTGTGTGGCCTTACGTGCAAATTTCAAGGAGGACTGAAAACTGGCATTGTTGGGAGAACAGGAAGTGGTAAATCCACTCTCATACAAACGCTTTTCCGAGTTGTTGAGCCTGCTGCAGGGCAAATTATGATCGATAACATCAACATCTCTTCCATTGGACTTCATGATTTGAGGTCTAGACTAAGCATTATTCCTCAGGATCCTACAATGTTTGAAGGGACAATAAGAAATAATCTGGACCCCCTTGAAGAATACACTGATGATCAAATTTGGGAG GCCTTGGATAAATGTCAACTTGGAGACGAAgttagaaagaaagaaggaaagcTTGACTCCAAAG TTAGTGAGAATGGTGAGAATTGGAGTATGGGTCAGAGACAGTTGGTCTGCCTTGGTAGGGTGCTGCTTAAGAAAAGCAAGGTTTTGGTTCTTGATGAAGCCACTGCATCAGTCGACACAGCTACGGATAATTTGATTCAGCAAACTCTCAGGCAACACTTCGCTGACTCCACAGTTATTACCATTGCACACCGAATAACTTCAGTTCTTGACAGTGATATGGTTCTGCTTCTTAGTCAAG GACTTATTGAGGAGTATGACTCCCCCACAAGGTTGCTAGAGAACAAGTCATCATCTTTTGCTCAGCTTGTTGCTGAGTATACCATGAGGTCCAAGTCCAGTTTTGAGAAATCAGATGATCACTGA
- the LOC106763199 gene encoding receptor-like protein 12: MNNEKYFPYLQGELPSTFSNLQHLTYLDISYNKLEGPLQSTFSNLQHLTYLDISYNKLEGPLQSTFSNLQHLTYLDISYNKLEGPLQSTFSNLQHLTYLDISYNKLEGPLPNKITGFSNLTEFRLTDNLLNGTIPSWCFSLPSLEYLHLSRNQFTGRIPAISSYSLRELFLDGNKLQGNISGSVFNLVNLTYLQLSSNNFSGSVNFSLFSKFQNLEFLCLSNSGQLSLNFESSFNYSFSRLLELDLSSMGLTEFPKLSRKIPVLESLLLSDNKLNGKVPNWLHEMDSLLYVALDRNFLTTPVDQFSRNYQLSHLDVSFNLLTGGISSSICNASFLVNLDFSNNKLTDTIPQCLVSLPFLHVLSLDSNRLNGTLPNTFAKNRLISLQLNDNRFEGXLPESLSNCMELEVLNLGNNQLEDTFPHWLQTLPNLVVLVLRDNKLHGPISKFNTKYGILSLNIFDISCNNFSGPIGEDFIQSFESMKNVVQDEVVGNPQLYVEWEPITLTTKGMILLFERIPINFVSIDLSGNKFEGQIPNVIGELQALRGLNLSHNRLCGTIPKSMGNLTVLESLDLSSNMLTGTIXVVWMXK, from the exons ATGAATAACGAAAAATACTTTCCATATCTCCAAGGTGAACTGCcatcaacattttcaaatcttCAACACCTCACTTACTTGGATATATCATATAACAAATTAGAGGGACCTCTGcaatcaacattttcaaatcttCAACACCTCACTTACTTGGATATATCATATAACAAATTAGAGGGACCTCTGcaatcaac attttcaaatcttCAACACCTCACTTACTTGGATATATCATATAACAAATTAGAGGGACCTCTGcaatcaacattttcaaatcttCAACACCTCACTTACTTGGATATATCATATAACAAATTAGAGGGACCTCTGCCCAACAAAATAACCGGGTTTTCAAATCTAACTGAGTTTAGGTTGACTGACAACTTGCTAAATGGTACAATTCCTTCTTGGTGTTTCTCTTTGCCATCGTTGGAGTATTTACATCTATCGAGAAATCAGTTCACGGGGCGTATACCTGCAATCTCGTCGTATTCCTTGCGGGAGCTGTTTTTGGATGGCAACAAGCTACAAGGCAATATTTCAGGATCAGTTTTTAACCTTGTCAACCTTACTTACTTACAGCTGTCCTCGAACAACTTCAGTGGTTCTGTCAATTTTTCACTCTTCTCCAAGTTCCAAAATCTAGAATTTCTTTGCCTTTCAAATTCAGGTCAATTATCATTAAACTTTGAATCAAGCTTCAATTATAGTTTCTCCCGCTTACTGGAGTTGGACTTGTCTTCTATGGGTTTAACAGAATTTCCAAAATTATCAAGAAAAATCCCAGTTTTGGAAAGTCTGCTATTGTCCGACAACAAGTTGAATGGAAAAGTGCCCAATTGGTTGCATGAAATGGACTCTTTACTTTATGTAGCCCTAGACCgaaactttttgacaacaccAGTGGACCAATTCTCTAGGAACTACCAACTCAGCCATCTTGATGTAAGTTTCAATTTACTCACTGGTGGTATCTCTTCGTCAATTTGTAATGCAAGTTTCCTTGTGAATCTCGATTTTTCCAACAACAAGTTGACAGACACCATTCCACAATGCCTTGTGAGTTTACCCTTCCTTCACGTTTTGAGTCTAGACAGTAACAGACTTAATGGAACTTTACCAAATACCTTTGCAAAGAACAGACTCATTAGTCTGCAACTCAATGACAACCGATTTGAAGGTCNTTTGCCAGAATCTTTGTCCAACTGCATGGAACTTGAGGTTTTAAATCTTGGCAACAATCAACTGGAAGATACATTTCCCCATTGGCTTCAAACTCTACCAAATTTGGTAGTATTGGTTTTGCGGGATAACAAGTTGCACGGTCCTATTTCCAAATTCAACACCAAGTATGGAATTctcagtttaaatatttttgatatcTCATGCAACAACTTCAGCGGCCCAATTGGAGAAGACTTCATACAAAGTTTTGAATCCATGAAGAATGTTGTTCAAGATGAGGTAGTTGGCAATCCACAGCTATACGTGGAATGGGAACCTATCACTCTAACAACAAAAGGCATGATTTTGCTATTCGAAAGAATTCCAATAAACTTTGTGAGCATTGATTTATCAGGAAACAAATTTGAAGGACAGATTCCAAATGTAATTGGAGAGCTTCAAGCACTCAGAGGACTCAACCTCTCCCACAACAGACTCTGTGGTACTATTCCCAAATCCATGGGAAATTTGACAGTATTGGAGTCTTTGGATCTCTCTTCAAATATGCTCACTG GAACCATCTNAGTAGTGTGGATGCANAAGTGA